One region of Chryseobacterium sp. C-71 genomic DNA includes:
- a CDS encoding acyltransferase produces MSDQKNNRILVLDGLRGFAIFLVFLFHGYYIWSKHYPFGDLYKDNILVKYGDLGVQLFFLISGFVILMSMEKTTGFIKFIKKRWVRLFPSMIICSVIIYATAGFFSERPLGIPELKSLIPGVLFIDEGVLERVFKTDFPVLESSFWSLYIEVKFYVIFGLLYYWFKRKIALLGIFVIYLLAVTYQILEFHQLLPLYLLKFKAYIGNFVYFGWFVAGALIYIYYQERKKKYLVAFIVATICAMFYMYKLQDFVRNVYLMILVFIFVGSLFWKPMERLFSMKFFTFIGFISYPVYLLHENMMVAMMVKLNDYIGLPYAVLPIFSFAFVIPIAYVVAAYLEPILQKYLNKIIF; encoded by the coding sequence ATGTCTGATCAGAAAAATAATAGAATTTTAGTTTTAGATGGCTTACGAGGCTTTGCTATTTTCTTGGTTTTCCTTTTTCATGGATACTATATTTGGAGCAAACATTATCCTTTTGGCGATTTGTACAAAGACAATATTTTGGTGAAATATGGTGATCTTGGTGTTCAATTGTTTTTTTTGATTTCGGGCTTTGTAATTCTGATGTCTATGGAAAAGACAACAGGTTTTATAAAATTCATCAAAAAAAGATGGGTACGACTATTTCCAAGTATGATTATCTGTTCTGTGATAATTTATGCTACTGCAGGATTTTTTTCTGAAAGACCTTTAGGGATTCCAGAATTAAAATCTCTGATTCCGGGAGTGTTGTTCATTGATGAGGGAGTATTGGAGCGGGTTTTTAAAACAGATTTTCCTGTATTAGAATCTTCATTTTGGTCTCTTTACATAGAAGTGAAGTTTTATGTGATTTTTGGTCTTTTATATTATTGGTTTAAAAGAAAAATAGCATTATTAGGGATATTTGTGATATATCTTCTTGCGGTTACTTACCAAATTTTAGAATTTCATCAGTTGTTGCCGCTTTATCTATTGAAATTTAAAGCTTATATAGGAAATTTCGTGTATTTTGGGTGGTTTGTTGCGGGTGCCCTGATTTATATTTACTATCAGGAAAGGAAGAAAAAATATCTTGTTGCCTTTATTGTTGCAACCATTTGCGCCATGTTTTATATGTATAAACTTCAGGATTTCGTTAGAAATGTATATCTGATGATTTTAGTCTTTATTTTTGTTGGATCACTTTTTTGGAAACCCATGGAGCGACTTTTTTCTATGAAGTTTTTCACATTTATCGGTTTTATAAGTTACCCCGTTTATTTACTGCATGAAAACATGATGGTGGCAATGATGGTAAAACTTAATGATTATATTGGACTTCCTTATGCCGTTTTACCAATTTTTTCTTTTGCTTTCGTGATTCCTATAGCATATGTAGTGGCGGCTTATTTAGAGCCAATCTTGCAAAAATATTTAAATAAAATTATTTTTTAG
- a CDS encoding EpsG family protein codes for MSLLHPYYIIAILYMLFFSIQEVYSGKSNRKALYVLAVYLVVIAGFRDNVGPDYGSYRGIYAYSDTKDYISILFAALSIEGGQPMELEWLFVLINKLLLNIFNAPFYMLTFVIAALVTFFKTKFVEENTYYPFTFLLFIFVPGFFIGESGQIRQNLGCFVGYYAIRYIKERNVWMYLLWIYLAAGIHNVCFLLLPMYWVARIPINKTIMLICIIASIFASPFEVYRVFGDFLSDVAGDNTLVAGFNGYVDEGIGGERLNGGFGLPELMMAICTTFLFVFDTAMKEKYPYYEYHRNYTVIGICFYFIFRNNPIFSSRLTGTFFAFGYLLVPNTMYVVNEGTRKLIHAFIISLAVFYFVVFSSFKNITAGRFTIDLYKNHILP; via the coding sequence ATGAGTTTACTGCATCCATATTATATCATAGCAATTCTTTACATGCTTTTTTTTAGTATTCAAGAAGTGTATTCTGGTAAAAGCAATAGAAAGGCTTTGTATGTTTTGGCTGTATATCTTGTTGTCATAGCAGGATTTAGGGATAATGTAGGGCCAGATTATGGTAGTTATAGAGGTATTTATGCATATTCTGATACGAAAGATTATATCAGCATACTGTTTGCGGCTTTATCTATTGAAGGTGGGCAGCCTATGGAATTAGAATGGCTTTTTGTATTGATTAATAAGTTGCTTTTAAACATATTCAATGCGCCTTTTTACATGTTGACATTTGTGATTGCGGCACTTGTAACATTTTTTAAAACAAAATTTGTTGAAGAGAATACATATTATCCCTTCACTTTTTTACTCTTCATATTTGTGCCTGGTTTTTTTATAGGTGAGAGTGGTCAGATAAGGCAGAATCTCGGTTGTTTTGTAGGTTATTATGCAATAAGATACATAAAGGAAAGGAATGTATGGATGTATCTTTTGTGGATTTATTTGGCAGCAGGTATACATAATGTCTGCTTTCTTTTACTTCCCATGTATTGGGTGGCACGTATTCCTATTAATAAAACGATAATGCTCATCTGTATTATTGCATCTATTTTTGCATCTCCATTTGAAGTATATAGGGTTTTTGGTGATTTTCTCAGCGATGTAGCTGGTGATAATACGCTTGTGGCGGGTTTTAATGGTTATGTTGATGAAGGTATAGGAGGTGAGAGGCTTAATGGAGGTTTTGGACTACCGGAATTAATGATGGCAATCTGTACTACATTTTTATTTGTTTTTGATACGGCAATGAAAGAGAAATATCCGTATTATGAATACCATCGTAACTATACTGTAATAGGAATTTGTTTTTATTTTATTTTCAGGAACAATCCTATTTTTTCATCCCGATTGACGGGAACTTTTTTCGCATTTGGATATCTTTTAGTGCCAAATACAATGTATGTTGTAAATGAGGGTACAAGAAAGCTTATACACGCATTTATTATAAGTTTGGCAGTTTTCTATTTTGTAGTATTTTCTAGTTTTAAAAATATTACTGCAGGAAGATTTACGATCGATTTATATAAGAATCATATTCTTCCTTAG
- a CDS encoding MMPL family transporter — protein MHRFFIFLYYLIAKNRILSIATALGVAVLCLFFASKINFEEDINQIIPKSEKSDLTAKVLKQLNFSDKIIVIIEKKSKDDNFQLSETADQFLEKTKPLQKYIGSIQGKVNDNEISETFNFVNQNLPLFLDENDYKEIERKLNKDSIAKQVENNYVSLVSPTSLVTKDFIKKDPLGITFLGIKKLNALNISKDFKLEDNYVVTKDGKNLLLFIEPKNKSNDTKNNEAFVNQLNEIKDNLNKEFKGKTELSYFGSPVIAVANAQQIKKDIQNTVIISMTVLMILLIYYFRSFFTPIVIFLPTLFSVLLALLVLYFIKDKISAISLSVGAILIGITIDYALHILTHYKHNNNIEELYKEITQPIILSSVTTAVSFLCLVFVRSEALKDLGLFASITVLFSSVLALIIVPQLYHPKEKSDKLNTNFIDKIGHYPYEKNKPLIIFCSLVIIACLFGFRHVGFNEDIGDLNYIPKDLKISEAKLEKLSDITSKSIYTISYGNSEEEALARNSDLSQFLEKEKKEGKILSYNSLGNVVLSKEDQQKKVAIWQSFWDENKKNQTISELVNNGNKFGFNSSAFDQFNKNLNKTYSTVSLKDYSTIKALQISEFLSQENGFYTVSNVVKVDEKKRDAFIKDIEKKHDAIAIDRQQMNENFLGLLKRDFSTLINYSLLAILLTIIVFFRNFELTLLTMFPIVLTGVVTAGILYFLGLELNIFSTVVCTLVFGVGDDFSIFLTKAMQKEHTTGKNELPTYRISIILAVFTTILSIGSLVFAKHPALHSLALVALIGMLSVIIITSTLYPFWFRFLIINRTKKGLSPITFRLFIHSVILFIYYGLGGLIFSVIGSIFVKNSRGKTLDLIKLILAKFLTSVLYGNPFVKKKVITNPNENFNKPAIIIANHTSFLDTLAIAMATHKIVYLVNDWVYDSPVFGKLVKALGFYPVSQGIENGKEKLKEKIEQGYSLVVFPEAERSYTNDVKRFHKGAFYLAEEFGLDILPIYIHGNSEVLPKGDFIIYDGDIIVKVGERISKDDLSFGTTYKERAKNINFYFRNEFAKLRNEIEDENYFRKKLFLSFLYKETEIVKEVKQDFIKNKSVYFELNKHIAKDANILHIADDFGQKDILLTLQQAGRRVFSLIKDEEKRQIAKNNYVVKTRKINYIKNTSEITKDIDVLLISDPKFNVTEITQLPKTIIFLNTENNIFENTSFNLVFTSESIRVFRNE, from the coding sequence ATGCATCGCTTTTTTATCTTTTTATATTATCTGATTGCCAAAAACAGAATTCTTTCCATCGCAACGGCGCTGGGAGTTGCTGTTTTGTGTTTGTTTTTTGCTTCAAAAATTAATTTTGAAGAAGACATCAATCAAATCATTCCTAAAAGCGAAAAATCTGATTTGACGGCAAAAGTTCTGAAACAACTCAATTTTTCAGATAAAATCATCGTCATTATCGAAAAAAAATCGAAAGACGACAACTTTCAGTTATCCGAAACGGCTGACCAATTTTTAGAAAAAACAAAACCTTTACAGAAATATATCGGTTCTATTCAGGGAAAAGTGAATGACAATGAGATTTCAGAAACGTTTAATTTCGTCAATCAGAATCTGCCTCTATTTTTAGACGAAAACGATTACAAGGAAATTGAAAGGAAACTCAACAAAGACAGCATTGCAAAACAAGTTGAGAACAATTACGTTTCATTAGTTTCTCCGACGAGTTTGGTGACGAAAGATTTCATAAAAAAAGATCCGCTGGGAATCACATTTTTAGGAATCAAAAAACTGAACGCTTTAAACATCAGCAAAGATTTTAAGCTCGAAGACAATTACGTCGTAACCAAAGACGGAAAAAACCTTTTGCTTTTCATCGAACCGAAAAATAAAAGCAACGACACCAAAAACAACGAAGCTTTCGTCAATCAGCTGAACGAAATCAAAGACAACCTCAACAAAGAATTCAAAGGAAAAACTGAATTAAGTTATTTCGGTTCGCCCGTAATTGCGGTTGCAAATGCACAACAAATCAAGAAAGACATCCAGAATACGGTTATTATTTCGATGACTGTGCTCATGATTTTATTGATTTATTATTTTAGAAGTTTTTTCACTCCTATTGTTATTTTTCTTCCGACTTTATTTTCGGTATTGCTTGCGTTGTTGGTTTTATATTTTATTAAAGATAAAATTTCAGCCATTTCATTGAGCGTCGGCGCAATTTTAATTGGAATTACGATTGATTATGCGCTTCACATTCTCACGCATTACAAGCACAACAACAATATTGAAGAGCTTTACAAAGAAATTACACAGCCAATAATTTTAAGTAGTGTAACAACTGCAGTTTCATTTTTATGTCTGGTTTTTGTGCGTTCGGAAGCGTTGAAAGATTTGGGACTTTTTGCTTCAATTACAGTTTTGTTTTCGTCGGTTTTAGCTTTGATTATCGTTCCACAGCTATATCATCCGAAAGAAAAATCAGATAAACTAAATACTAACTTTATAGACAAAATTGGGCATTATCCTTACGAGAAAAACAAGCCTTTGATTATTTTCTGTTCGCTTGTAATTATTGCTTGTTTGTTTGGTTTTAGGCATGTTGGTTTTAATGAAGATATTGGTGACTTAAACTACATTCCAAAAGACTTGAAAATAAGTGAGGCGAAGCTGGAAAAACTTTCTGACATCACTTCAAAATCTATTTACACCATTTCTTACGGAAACTCTGAGGAAGAAGCTTTGGCAAGAAACTCAGATTTGAGTCAGTTTTTGGAGAAAGAAAAAAAGGAAGGGAAAATTTTAAGCTACAATTCTCTTGGAAACGTTGTTTTATCTAAAGAAGACCAGCAGAAAAAAGTAGCAATCTGGCAAAGCTTCTGGGACGAAAACAAGAAAAACCAAACCATTTCTGAATTGGTCAACAACGGAAATAAATTCGGTTTCAACAGTTCTGCTTTTGATCAGTTCAATAAAAATTTAAATAAAACCTACTCTACTGTAAGTTTAAAAGATTACTCAACAATAAAAGCCCTTCAAATCTCAGAATTCCTGAGTCAGGAAAATGGTTTTTACACCGTTTCGAATGTGGTAAAAGTAGATGAAAAAAAACGTGATGCTTTCATAAAAGACATTGAAAAGAAACACGACGCCATCGCCATCGACCGTCAGCAAATGAACGAGAACTTTTTAGGCTTACTGAAAAGAGACTTCAGCACGTTGATTAATTATTCATTGTTAGCGATTCTTCTCACGATCATCGTTTTCTTTAGAAATTTTGAATTGACTTTGCTTACGATGTTTCCTATTGTTTTAACAGGAGTTGTCACAGCGGGAATTCTCTATTTCCTTGGATTAGAACTCAATATTTTCAGCACCGTTGTCTGCACTTTGGTTTTCGGGGTTGGTGATGACTTCAGTATTTTCCTCACGAAAGCAATGCAGAAAGAACATACGACAGGGAAAAATGAACTTCCGACGTACAGAATTTCGATTATTTTGGCAGTTTTTACAACGATTTTATCCATCGGTTCTTTGGTTTTCGCAAAACATCCGGCATTGCATTCTTTGGCTTTGGTTGCACTGATTGGAATGCTTTCCGTGATTATCATTACCTCAACTTTATATCCGTTCTGGTTTAGATTTTTAATTATTAACAGAACTAAAAAAGGACTTTCACCGATTACTTTCAGACTGTTCATACATTCAGTGATTCTCTTTATTTATTATGGTTTAGGCGGATTGATATTTTCGGTCATCGGAAGTATTTTTGTGAAAAACTCTAGAGGGAAAACTTTAGATCTAATTAAATTAATTCTAGCTAAATTTTTAACGTCTGTATTGTACGGAAATCCATTTGTGAAGAAAAAAGTCATAACAAATCCCAACGAAAATTTCAACAAACCGGCAATAATTATTGCGAATCACACTTCGTTTCTCGATACCTTAGCAATTGCTATGGCAACACATAAAATTGTCTACCTGGTCAATGATTGGGTGTATGATTCTCCGGTTTTTGGCAAACTCGTAAAAGCTTTAGGTTTTTATCCAGTTTCACAGGGTATCGAAAATGGGAAGGAAAAATTAAAGGAAAAAATTGAACAAGGATATTCATTAGTCGTTTTCCCTGAAGCGGAAAGGTCTTATACGAATGATGTAAAACGTTTCCACAAAGGAGCTTTTTATCTTGCGGAAGAATTTGGCTTGGATATTTTGCCAATCTACATTCACGGGAATTCTGAAGTTTTGCCTAAAGGAGATTTTATCATTTACGATGGTGATATTATTGTGAAAGTTGGTGAAAGAATCAGCAAAGATGATTTGTCATTTGGAACGACTTATAAAGAAAGAGCTAAAAACATTAATTTTTATTTCAGAAATGAATTTGCTAAACTGAGAAATGAAATTGAAGACGAAAATTATTTTAGAAAGAAATTGTTTTTAAGTTTCCTTTATAAAGAAACCGAAATTGTAAAAGAAGTTAAACAAGATTTTATTAAAAATAAATCTGTTTATTTTGAATTGAATAAACACATCGCAAAAGACGCCAACATTTTGCACATTGCCGATGATTTTGGGCAGAAAGATATTCTACTGACTCTTCAGCAAGCCGGAAGAAGAGTTTTCAGTTTAATTAAAGATGAAGAAAAAAGACAGATTGCAAAGAATAATTATGTCGTTAAAACACGAAAAATCAATTACATCAAAAACACGTCTGAAATCACCAAAGACATTGATGTTCTTTTGATTTCAGATCCCAAATTTAATGTAACCGAAATCACTCAGCTTCCAAAAACCATTATTTTTCTAAACACCGAAAATAATATTTTTGAAAACACTTCATTTAACTTAGTGTTCACTTCTGAATCAATAAGAGTATTCCGAAACGAATAA
- a CDS encoding dialkylrecorsinol condensing enzyme DarA — MQKNVLVLYYTQTGQLEDIMKNIAQPFEDKKDEYLVTYYNIQLKEDFPFPWPSDVFFNTFPESYLQIPSEILPPPENVLNKKYDLILFGYQVWYLTPSIPIISFLKSGYAEGLLKDTPIVTVSATRNMWMLSQEKLKVYLKNLNTKLIGNIALVDRHDNYTSVLTILRWLTTGQKEKSGILPAAGVSDEEINGAGKYGKIIENHFENNDFTNLQPDLVKNRAVEIRPFLVRVEKVGNKIFTIWSNLIIKKKEKRPLLIKFFKVYLMAAIWIISPIVLVFHLLLAPLLWSKRQKQKEYLQGINLK; from the coding sequence ATGCAGAAAAACGTACTTGTTCTCTATTATACACAGACGGGTCAGCTGGAGGATATTATGAAAAATATTGCCCAGCCGTTTGAGGATAAGAAAGACGAATATCTAGTCACTTACTACAACATTCAGCTCAAAGAAGACTTTCCTTTTCCCTGGCCGAGTGATGTTTTTTTTAATACTTTCCCCGAATCTTATTTGCAGATTCCAAGCGAGATTCTTCCGCCACCGGAAAATGTACTGAATAAAAAATATGACCTCATTCTTTTCGGATATCAGGTTTGGTATCTGACTCCTTCTATTCCTATCATTTCATTTTTGAAAAGTGGTTACGCAGAAGGTTTATTAAAAGACACTCCCATCGTTACCGTTTCTGCAACCAGAAATATGTGGATGCTTTCTCAGGAAAAATTAAAAGTTTATTTAAAAAATCTAAATACCAAACTGATCGGAAATATCGCTTTGGTAGACAGACACGATAATTACACCAGCGTTTTGACGATTCTTCGCTGGCTGACAACCGGACAAAAAGAAAAATCTGGAATACTTCCTGCAGCGGGAGTTTCAGATGAAGAAATCAACGGAGCCGGAAAATATGGGAAGATCATCGAAAATCACTTTGAAAACAATGATTTTACCAACCTACAACCCGATCTGGTAAAAAACAGAGCCGTAGAAATCAGACCTTTTCTAGTAAGAGTAGAAAAAGTAGGAAACAAAATCTTTACCATTTGGAGTAATCTGATTATCAAGAAAAAAGAAAAACGACCTTTGCTGATCAAATTCTTTAAAGTATATTTGATGGCAGCAATTTGGATCATTTCGCCAATCGTATTGGTTTTTCATCTCTTATTAGCACCCCTTTTGTGGTCTAAAAGACAAAAGCAAAAAGAATATTTACAAGGAATTAATTTAAAATAG
- a CDS encoding beta-ketoacyl-ACP synthase III, which yields MQDVFITKASTYLPNEPVSNDEMESYLGLVNNTPSKARALILRNNKITTRYYALDKNGKSTHTNAQITAKAIEGLFDENFKKEDMTLLSVGTTSPDQIQPSHASMVHGELNMSKSIEINTSTGLCNSGMNALNYGFLNIKAGIKDNAVCVGSERMSAWMTADKFNHEAENLKLLEERPIVAFKREFLRWMLSDGAGAFLLETKPRENEVSLKIDWIDFYSYAHEIEACMYSGCEKQEDGSLKSWAEYPAEEWLNQSIFALKQDTKILDKYILVKGAESLRSSFDKHQLDPETVDHVLAHISSGYFKEGLKEEFANVGLDFPWEKWFYNLSEVGNIGAGSIFIAVEQLMNSGKLKKGEKILLCVPESGRFAYSCALLTVC from the coding sequence ATGCAAGACGTATTTATAACAAAAGCTTCAACATACTTGCCGAATGAGCCGGTTTCGAATGACGAAATGGAAAGCTATCTTGGCTTGGTAAATAATACACCCTCTAAAGCGAGAGCCTTAATTCTAAGGAACAATAAAATCACAACGAGATATTACGCTTTAGATAAAAACGGAAAATCTACGCATACCAACGCTCAAATCACAGCAAAAGCAATTGAAGGACTTTTTGATGAAAACTTCAAAAAAGAAGATATGACTTTGTTATCGGTAGGAACTACTTCTCCGGATCAGATTCAGCCGTCTCATGCTTCAATGGTGCACGGAGAACTTAATATGAGCAAATCAATAGAGATCAATACCTCAACCGGACTTTGTAATTCTGGTATGAACGCATTAAACTATGGTTTTCTAAATATTAAAGCTGGAATAAAAGACAATGCTGTCTGTGTAGGTTCTGAAAGAATGTCTGCGTGGATGACTGCCGATAAATTTAACCACGAAGCTGAAAACCTCAAACTTCTGGAAGAAAGACCTATCGTAGCTTTCAAAAGAGAGTTTTTGAGATGGATGCTTTCTGACGGTGCAGGTGCATTTTTATTGGAAACAAAACCAAGAGAGAATGAAGTTTCTTTAAAAATCGACTGGATCGATTTCTATTCTTATGCTCACGAAATTGAAGCATGCATGTATTCAGGTTGTGAAAAGCAGGAAGACGGAAGCTTAAAATCTTGGGCAGAATACCCTGCTGAAGAATGGCTGAACCAATCTATTTTTGCTTTAAAACAGGATACGAAAATTTTAGATAAATACATTTTGGTGAAAGGTGCAGAAAGTTTGAGATCATCTTTCGACAAGCATCAGCTAGACCCTGAAACTGTGGATCACGTTTTGGCGCATATTTCTTCAGGTTATTTCAAAGAAGGTTTAAAAGAAGAATTTGCTAATGTGGGATTAGATTTTCCATGGGAAAAATGGTTCTATAATCTTTCAGAAGTTGGAAACATCGGAGCAGGATCAATCTTTATTGCAGTTGAGCAATTGATGAATTCAGGAAAACTGAAAAAAGGAGAAAAAATTCTTCTGTGTGTTCCTGAAAGTGGAAGATTCGCTTATTCTTGTGCATTACTAACGGTTTGCTAA
- a CDS encoding ABC transporter permease — protein MELKEENIINIHHFLPHREPMLMADYILELTPEKVVTSFEITSDNIFVHNNHFVEAGLIEHSAQTCSSILGQSFFKGPDDGTKVIGFITNIKKIEIFALPKVGDKIISKASLISQYENICQIFCETFLGDELLIRTEISLFIQELKS, from the coding sequence ATGGAGCTAAAAGAAGAAAACATCATCAATATTCACCATTTTTTACCTCATCGCGAACCGATGCTGATGGCTGATTATATCCTTGAGCTTACTCCGGAAAAGGTGGTTACTTCTTTTGAAATTACTTCAGACAATATTTTCGTTCACAACAATCATTTTGTAGAAGCTGGTCTTATAGAACATTCGGCACAAACGTGTTCTTCGATTCTGGGGCAGAGTTTTTTTAAAGGTCCTGATGACGGAACTAAAGTAATCGGCTTTATCACCAATATCAAAAAGATTGAGATTTTCGCCTTGCCCAAAGTCGGTGATAAAATCATTTCAAAAGCTTCTTTAATTTCTCAATATGAAAATATCTGCCAGATTTTTTGCGAAACTTTTTTAGGAGATGAATTACTGATTCGTACAGAGATCAGTTTGTTTATTCAGGAACTGAAATCTTAG
- a CDS encoding phosphatase PAP2 family protein, protein MKIKILSLSIFMLPLSLHHAQDSLAVDTNPQPLAFDTKPNSQKPFFQKEWVKKSTAPVLFFTASAATWGERKNIREIRNRYIPTFRVGYDNYLQYAPTAAVYGLKLAGVKGRNNIGRATLSYAASIGVMAILVNSIKYTAKVERPDGSSRNSFPSGHTSMAFTNASFLHKEYGLVNPAYSIGGYSAAAITGLGRNLNNRHWISDVLAGAGIGIISTELGYFFIDKIYKNKGDNLGMLAGIEGNGNPSFLSLKLGTALSTTNFLKESALSDKKEIGFETGIEGAYFFSKKWGAGGDFSFSSFPVKSLEFPLDEELGNFDINTESLGFLNFGIGPYYSHEFSEKLQLTLKATAGYSSPASGKVIVKSELFDLPNNEFQVAEYKPSRSFRWNSGAALTYKFNPELGISLYADYNQTQSKITYHFNEILQNDAELSEDLNDDSAKEKINYVSAGLKLTAFF, encoded by the coding sequence ATGAAAATAAAAATATTGTCTTTATCCATTTTCATGCTGCCCTTATCATTGCATCATGCTCAGGATAGTCTCGCAGTAGATACAAACCCTCAACCTTTAGCTTTTGACACAAAACCAAACTCCCAAAAACCTTTTTTTCAAAAAGAATGGGTGAAAAAGTCTACCGCTCCTGTCTTATTTTTTACAGCATCAGCTGCAACTTGGGGAGAGAGAAAAAATATCCGTGAGATCAGAAACCGATATATTCCTACATTCAGAGTAGGATATGATAATTATCTGCAATATGCTCCAACGGCTGCTGTTTACGGACTAAAATTGGCTGGGGTAAAAGGTCGTAACAACATTGGTAGAGCTACACTTTCTTATGCTGCAAGTATAGGAGTAATGGCAATCTTGGTCAATTCTATCAAATATACTGCAAAAGTAGAACGACCTGACGGATCTAGCAGAAACTCTTTTCCTTCCGGTCATACATCGATGGCGTTTACCAATGCGAGTTTTCTGCACAAAGAATATGGTTTGGTCAATCCTGCATACAGTATCGGGGGATATAGTGCTGCTGCAATTACCGGATTGGGACGAAATTTAAATAACAGGCATTGGATTTCAGACGTTTTGGCTGGAGCAGGAATTGGGATTATTTCAACAGAATTGGGTTACTTTTTTATTGATAAGATTTATAAAAACAAAGGTGATAATTTGGGAATGTTAGCCGGTATCGAAGGAAACGGAAATCCTTCTTTTCTGTCACTCAAGTTGGGAACGGCTCTTTCTACCACCAATTTTCTAAAAGAATCTGCACTGAGCGATAAAAAGGAAATAGGTTTTGAAACTGGGATTGAAGGAGCTTATTTTTTCTCTAAAAAATGGGGTGCAGGCGGAGACTTTAGTTTCAGCAGTTTTCCTGTAAAATCTTTGGAGTTTCCGCTTGATGAGGAACTCGGAAATTTTGATATTAATACAGAATCTCTGGGCTTTCTTAATTTTGGAATCGGGCCTTATTATTCTCATGAATTTTCGGAAAAACTACAATTAACATTAAAGGCTACCGCTGGATATTCGTCACCCGCCAGCGGAAAGGTAATTGTAAAAAGTGAGTTATTTGATCTGCCTAATAACGAATTTCAGGTTGCCGAATATAAACCATCTAGGAGTTTCCGATGGAACAGCGGAGCGGCTTTAACATATAAATTTAATCCAGAATTGGGGATTAGTTTGTATGCAGATTATAACCAAACTCAATCAAAAATCACTTATCATTTTAATGAAATATTGCAGAATGATGCTGAACTAAGTGAGGATTTAAATGACGATTCTGCCAAAGAAAAAATAAATTATGTTTCGGCAGGACTTAAATTAACAGCGTTTTTTTAG
- a CDS encoding DUF3667 domain-containing protein codes for MTTCKNCGNTFEGNYCNQCGQSAKTKRINHEFLWEDIQHGLLHYDKGIGYSLKKLFEKPGHVINDYIAGKRVNHFRPISMVIIMATIYALIYHLLDLNDRSDLDASSGIILEKVFEHYYWFMVATIPIYALTTYIAFKKTGYNFYEFIIFEAFKSSQRLGVHILFLPVLYFMKNEASFNIITNLLLFIDFILIFWTNRQFFNKLSAKEVFVRSILSYIIYLIIAFILICATVLLLGYDISQ; via the coding sequence ATGACCACCTGTAAAAACTGCGGAAACACGTTTGAAGGAAACTACTGTAACCAGTGCGGACAGTCGGCCAAAACCAAAAGAATCAACCACGAATTTCTTTGGGAAGATATTCAGCATGGTCTTCTTCATTATGATAAAGGGATTGGCTACTCTTTAAAAAAACTATTCGAAAAGCCAGGTCATGTGATCAATGATTATATTGCAGGTAAGCGGGTGAATCATTTCAGACCTATTTCTATGGTGATTATTATGGCAACCATTTATGCTTTAATTTATCACCTCCTCGACCTGAACGATCGATCTGATCTTGATGCATCTTCCGGAATTATATTAGAAAAAGTTTTTGAGCATTACTACTGGTTTATGGTTGCCACCATTCCTATTTATGCACTTACTACGTACATTGCATTCAAAAAAACCGGATATAACTTCTACGAATTTATAATTTTTGAAGCATTCAAAAGTTCTCAGCGACTTGGTGTTCACATACTTTTTTTACCAGTCTTGTATTTTATGAAAAATGAAGCTAGTTTTAACATCATAACAAATCTTCTCCTTTTTATAGATTTTATTTTGATTTTTTGGACGAATAGACAGTTTTTTAATAAATTGTCAGCAAAAGAAGTATTTGTAAGAAGTATCTTAAGCTATATTATTTATTTAATCATTGCATTTATATTGATATGCGCAACGGTTTTACTGTTGGGATATGACATTTCACAATAG